From the Butyrivibrio fibrisolvens genome, one window contains:
- a CDS encoding carbohydrate ABC transporter permease, with the protein MNNEYKDRNFITIFTKGDIFSKLSYVFCGLANIRHGQIIKGLLFFLLEVSYIFFMFLKGGSLLYDLSTLGENTQGMAFNESLGIYEMQQGDNSMLILLYGVMAVVVSAAFIAVWLFSIYSGENARKNHMAGKHVNNFIQDVASLANENIRFLFLGIPVAGLSIFTVMPLLYMILMAFTNYDSEHQPPGNLFDWVGFTNFKTLLSAGDRLSGTFWPVLGWTLVWGFLATFSCYFGGMILAMIINSKGIKFKKFWRTIFVFTMAIPAFISLRVVATMLGERGIFNVLLQQWGFASSALPFLSNTMWARASVVIVNFWIGVPVTMLMVSGILMNIPGELYESAKIDGASPFTMFRKITFPYMWFVTTPYLISNLIGNFNNFNVIYFLTAGEPHTLDYYKGAGKTDLLVTWLYKLTKDSNDYNLAATIGIIIFVISATFTLISFSRSNAIKNEEGFQ; encoded by the coding sequence ATGAACAATGAGTACAAGGATAGAAACTTCATAACTATTTTTACCAAAGGAGACATCTTTTCAAAGCTCTCCTATGTTTTTTGCGGACTTGCCAATATCCGTCACGGTCAGATAATCAAAGGTTTATTGTTCTTCCTTTTAGAAGTTTCCTATATCTTTTTTATGTTTTTAAAGGGAGGCTCCCTGTTATATGACCTTTCTACACTGGGTGAGAATACTCAGGGGATGGCATTTAACGAAAGCCTCGGAATCTATGAGATGCAGCAGGGAGATAACTCTATGCTGATACTTCTCTACGGCGTTATGGCTGTAGTTGTCAGCGCTGCTTTTATAGCAGTATGGCTTTTTTCTATCTATTCAGGTGAAAATGCCAGAAAAAATCATATGGCAGGCAAGCATGTCAATAATTTCATTCAGGATGTAGCCAGCCTTGCAAATGAGAATATTCGTTTTCTGTTCCTGGGTATACCGGTTGCAGGACTTTCTATATTTACGGTAATGCCTCTTTTATACATGATACTTATGGCATTCACCAACTATGACTCAGAGCATCAGCCTCCGGGCAATCTCTTTGACTGGGTAGGATTTACAAACTTTAAAACGCTTCTTTCAGCAGGTGACAGACTTTCAGGAACCTTCTGGCCTGTTCTTGGATGGACTTTAGTATGGGGATTTCTGGCAACATTTTCCTGCTACTTTGGCGGAATGATACTTGCCATGATCATTAATTCAAAAGGTATTAAGTTCAAAAAGTTCTGGAGGACTATTTTTGTCTTTACCATGGCTATACCTGCATTTATCTCACTTCGAGTAGTTGCGACTATGCTTGGTGAAAGGGGCATTTTTAATGTTCTTTTGCAGCAGTGGGGATTTGCCTCTTCAGCCCTTCCATTTCTGAGTAATACCATGTGGGCCAGGGCATCAGTTGTAATAGTTAACTTCTGGATCGGTGTACCTGTAACCATGCTCATGGTAAGCGGTATCCTTATGAATATTCCGGGAGAGCTTTACGAAAGTGCCAAGATTGACGGTGCAAGCCCTTTTACCATGTTTAGGAAGATAACATTCCCTTATATGTGGTTTGTTACAACTCCGTACCTTATTTCTAACCTTATAGGTAACTTTAACAACTTTAACGTAATCTACTTCCTTACAGCAGGAGAGCCGCACACACTTGATTATTACAAGGGCGCAGGCAAGACAGACCTTCTTGTAACATGGCTTTACAAGCTGACCAAAGATAGTAACGACTATAACCTTGCAGCTACTATCGGTATCATCATATTTGTTATATCCGCAACCTTTACACTTATCTCTTTCTCAAGATCTAACGCAATTAAGAATGAGGAGGGCTTCCAGTAA
- a CDS encoding sugar ABC transporter permease: MKKIVIGLNLRHFYKALAAVIFGFISLFLPYVSRDGMRSSLIGTAFKLLAASESSKITFFVYLTIILTVISFVFGLINLFKTSVKTMKIWQCVQALSTVFWTFLIFSSKMILEAAHLQTSFMNKYLGIGFWIGLIAAYAGLVFIMKTTQTNTGYIVLTILGTIWMFPILWIILTALRAEQGYYVGYFFPHKLTLQNFINLFSNESVLPFGRWWVNTMIVAICSCVINTLIVLMTSFILSRTRFGGRKKFMNILMIIGMFPGFMSLIAVYNILKGLGLNQSLMALIIVGAAGAAMGYHVSKGFFDTIPKAIDEAAIIDGASRFQIFTHVTLPLSKSIIVYTVLGNFLGAWSDYIFPSMLFGDKQSSYTVAVGLYWLTDFRRIDTYYTQFAAGAVVVAVPIVILFVWLQRFYVEGLSGSVKG; the protein is encoded by the coding sequence ATGAAAAAAATAGTAATAGGACTTAACCTAAGGCACTTCTATAAAGCCTTGGCAGCAGTGATATTTGGCTTTATAAGCCTTTTCCTTCCTTATGTATCAAGAGATGGGATGAGATCTTCACTTATAGGAACAGCCTTTAAGCTGTTAGCTGCATCTGAAAGCTCGAAGATCACATTTTTTGTATACCTTACAATTATTCTTACAGTTATATCTTTTGTATTTGGTCTTATTAACCTTTTTAAAACTTCAGTTAAGACCATGAAGATATGGCAGTGTGTTCAGGCGTTAAGTACAGTTTTTTGGACCTTCCTTATTTTTTCATCCAAGATGATCTTAGAAGCAGCGCATCTTCAGACATCTTTTATGAACAAGTATTTAGGAATAGGTTTCTGGATAGGCCTTATAGCTGCATATGCAGGTCTTGTATTTATCATGAAGACTACACAGACCAATACAGGTTATATAGTTCTTACAATACTTGGAACTATATGGATGTTTCCTATTTTGTGGATCATACTTACTGCTCTTAGAGCAGAGCAGGGCTATTATGTAGGATACTTCTTCCCACATAAGCTTACGCTCCAGAACTTCATTAACCTCTTTAGTAATGAAAGTGTCCTTCCTTTTGGAAGATGGTGGGTTAACACTATGATAGTTGCTATCTGCAGCTGCGTGATCAATACACTTATCGTACTTATGACATCTTTCATTCTAAGTCGTACAAGATTTGGAGGAAGAAAAAAGTTCATGAACATCCTGATGATAATCGGAATGTTCCCCGGATTCATGTCACTTATAGCTGTTTACAACATCTTAAAGGGACTTGGCCTTAACCAGTCTCTTATGGCACTTATCATTGTAGGCGCTGCAGGTGCTGCAATGGGATATCATGTCAGCAAAGGATTTTTTGACACGATCCCTAAGGCTATTGATGAAGCTGCTATCATAGACGGAGCGTCAAGATTTCAGATATTCACACATGTAACACTTCCACTTTCCAAGTCCATCATCGTATATACAGTCCTTGGCAACTTCCTTGGAGCGTGGTCGGATTACATCTTCCCAAGTATGCTCTTTGGTGACAAGCAGAGCTCTTACACAGTAGCAGTAGGTCTTTACTGGCTGACAGACTTTAGACGTATCGATACCTACTATACACAGTTTGCCGCAGGCGCTGTTGTAGTAGCAGTACCTATCGTAATACTATTTGTTTGGCTCCAGAGATTCTATGTTGAGGGTCTTTCTGGTTCTGTTAAGGGTTAG
- a CDS encoding alpha amylase N-terminal ig-like domain-containing protein, translating to MDKFLDSIYSDGTRGFVSDPLPRLHEKVRIRLRMLESAPVVDVMIRQMVNGAERYIPMDKVFTKGGLSYYEAVITVNEPRVSYIFAITTKDNFYFYNQQGITTYVPDYRHDFVLLADYPQPDWIKGAVFYQIFPERFCNPDAKDYTWTGKEEFFGGDLKGIISKIPYLKDLGVTAVYLNPVFSANTNHKYDCIDYFHVDEHFGGDEALADLSKALHESGIKLVLDISINHTGLGHHWVKEGKPYYFKKEDGTLMGWAGYSELPVLDYRNEELRNIIYKDDDSVLKKWLKPPYNIDGWRFDVADVLARNDDVQLSDEVWREVCDEIRKVKKDAIIIGEHWADCNEYLQGDLWNTPMNYFGFGRIVRQFAGLPDLFLMRTEAFNKVKYKMTSQDVVSRTDSHYSSLPQVIADSQMNLFDSHDVARVHNYDEISFDRWKSVVVSQLLWEGIPCIYYGDELGIDGYTHHDSGFRFPMPWDDFNENRKKHLEVYKTVTRLRRFESAFSEGGRKVLYADGYTIAIARFMEDNMYIGIISMEDEDRTIEVPLWTIGASDIEKPVDEFESMLSCKCKGGVLKIEVPAGASYIVKVKGI from the coding sequence ATGGATAAATTTTTAGATAGTATTTATAGCGACGGTACAAGGGGATTTGTCTCAGATCCTCTTCCGCGTCTGCATGAGAAAGTAAGAATAAGACTTAGGATGTTAGAAAGTGCTCCTGTAGTAGATGTAATGATAAGACAGATGGTCAATGGCGCTGAAAGATACATCCCTATGGACAAGGTGTTTACTAAAGGCGGCCTTTCTTATTATGAAGCTGTGATCACAGTCAATGAGCCAAGAGTAAGCTACATTTTTGCAATAACAACCAAAGACAATTTCTATTTCTACAATCAGCAGGGTATCACGACTTATGTGCCTGATTATAGGCACGACTTTGTGCTTCTTGCAGACTACCCTCAGCCTGACTGGATCAAGGGTGCAGTCTTCTACCAGATTTTCCCCGAAAGATTCTGTAATCCTGATGCCAAAGACTACACCTGGACAGGTAAGGAAGAGTTCTTCGGAGGAGATCTTAAGGGTATTATCAGTAAGATTCCCTATCTTAAAGATCTTGGAGTTACTGCTGTATATCTTAATCCTGTTTTTTCAGCCAATACCAATCACAAGTATGACTGCATAGACTATTTTCACGTAGACGAGCATTTTGGAGGAGACGAGGCTCTTGCAGATCTGTCCAAGGCTCTCCATGAAAGTGGTATAAAACTCGTCCTTGACATATCCATAAATCATACAGGACTTGGTCACCACTGGGTCAAAGAGGGTAAGCCCTATTATTTCAAAAAAGAAGACGGCACACTGATGGGATGGGCAGGCTATTCAGAGCTTCCGGTTCTTGATTACAGGAACGAGGAACTTAGGAATATCATCTACAAGGATGATGATTCTGTGTTAAAAAAATGGCTCAAACCTCCCTATAACATAGACGGCTGGAGATTCGACGTTGCGGATGTTCTTGCAAGAAATGATGACGTCCAGCTATCTGATGAGGTCTGGCGCGAAGTATGTGATGAGATAAGGAAAGTCAAAAAAGATGCCATCATAATAGGCGAGCACTGGGCTGACTGTAACGAATATCTTCAGGGAGATCTCTGGAACACACCTATGAACTATTTTGGCTTTGGTCGTATAGTAAGGCAGTTTGCAGGACTCCCGGATCTGTTCCTTATGCGAACAGAAGCTTTTAATAAAGTTAAGTACAAGATGACTTCACAGGATGTTGTTAGTAGGACTGATTCTCACTACAGCTCACTTCCACAGGTTATCGCTGATAGTCAGATGAACCTTTTTGACAGCCACGATGTCGCAAGAGTTCATAACTACGATGAGATATCTTTTGACAGATGGAAGAGCGTAGTAGTATCCCAGCTCTTGTGGGAAGGGATTCCATGTATCTACTACGGTGATGAGCTTGGTATAGACGGCTATACTCACCATGACAGTGGCTTCAGATTCCCAATGCCTTGGGATGATTTTAATGAAAATAGGAAAAAGCATCTGGAAGTATATAAGACTGTTACAAGACTTAGGCGCTTTGAAAGCGCATTCTCTGAAGGCGGAAGGAAAGTCTTATATGCAGACGGGTATACAATTGCTATAGCAAGGTTCATGGAAGATAACATGTACATAGGCATTATCTCTAT